A DNA window from Aquarana catesbeiana isolate 2022-GZ linkage group LG01, ASM4218655v1, whole genome shotgun sequence contains the following coding sequences:
- the AGA gene encoding N(4)-(beta-N-acetylglucosaminyl)-L-asparaginase isoform X1: protein MEAAGALVLYVMAAQLCAVFSQPALPLVINTWPFRTATQAAWNVLASGRSALDAVEKGCTQCEIDQCDGSVGYGGSPDEAGETTLDAMIMNGSTMKVGAVASLRRIKNAIGVARAVMEHTKHTFLVGESASLFAESMGFVCEDLTTNRSLSIYSKWLDQHCQPNFRTNVTPDPTKSCGPYKPLKGFKNDKPPSLQKAVDVHSHDTIGMIAVDKQGNVATGTSTNGASHKIPGRVGDSPIIGAGSYADSSVGGAAATGDGDTMMRFLPSYQAVENMRMGADPTAACQKAIARIQKHVPVFFGAIVCANYTGSYGAACAKAPGFSQFHYTVFKPGLSQPLEEVVDCL, encoded by the exons ATGGAGGCGGCTGGCGCCCTGGTGCTGTACGTAATGGCCGCCCAGCTATGTGCGGTGTTCTCCCAGCCCGCTCTGCCTCTGGTCATCAACACCTGGCCCTTCCGGACCGCCACACAAGCAG CATGGAACGTCCTTGCTTCTGGCAGATCTGCTTTGGATGCAGTTGAGAAAGGCTGTACACAATGTGAAATTGATCAGTGTGATGGCTCTGTAGGGTATGGTGGAAGTCCCGATGAAGCCGGAGAGACTACACTGGATGCCATGATTATGAATGG TAGCACTATGAAAGTTGGTGCTGTTGCCAGTCTTAGGAGAATAAAGAATGCCATTGGTGTGGCCAGAGCTGTGATGGAGCACACAAAGCACACATTCTTAGTGGGAGAATCAG CATCCTTGTTTGCTGAGAGTATGGGCTTTGTATGTGAAGACTTAACAACCAACAGATCACTATCCATTTATTCAAAATGGCTTGATCAGCACTGCCAACCAAACTTTCGTACG AATGTGACGCCAGACCCTACAAAATCTTGTGGTCCTTATAAGCCTTTAAAGGGATTTAAAAATGATAAACCGCCTTCACTTCAGAAAGCAGTAGATGTGCACAGCCATGATACTATTG GAATGATTGCTGTGGATAAACAAGGAAATGTTGCAACAGGAACTTCAACCAATGGAGCGTCTCACAAAATTCCCGG CCGTGTGGGAGACTCGCCAATCATTGGAGCTGGATCCTATGCGGACAGTTCAGTGGGAGGAGCAGCTGCTACAGGAGATGGAGATACCATGATGAGATTTTTACCAAG TTACCAAGCTGTGGAGAATATGCGAATGGGAGCTGACCCCACCGCTGCCTGTCAGAAAGCTATTGCTAGAATCCAGAAACATGTCCCAGTGTTTTTTGGAGCTATAGTATGTGCCAACTACACAGGGAGTTATG GTGCTGCTTGTGCTAAAGCTCCAGGATTTTCTCAATTTCATTACACTGTTTTCAAACCTGGC
- the AGA gene encoding N(4)-(beta-N-acetylglucosaminyl)-L-asparaginase isoform X2, with product MLLQQHNNSYQGHLHYCAWNVLASGRSALDAVEKGCTQCEIDQCDGSVGYGGSPDEAGETTLDAMIMNGSTMKVGAVASLRRIKNAIGVARAVMEHTKHTFLVGESASLFAESMGFVCEDLTTNRSLSIYSKWLDQHCQPNFRTNVTPDPTKSCGPYKPLKGFKNDKPPSLQKAVDVHSHDTIGMIAVDKQGNVATGTSTNGASHKIPGRVGDSPIIGAGSYADSSVGGAAATGDGDTMMRFLPSYQAVENMRMGADPTAACQKAIARIQKHVPVFFGAIVCANYTGSYGAACAKAPGFSQFHYTVFKPGLSQPLEEVVDCL from the exons ATGCTTCTCCAGCAACATAACAACTCCTACCAGGGCCATTTACACTACTGTG CATGGAACGTCCTTGCTTCTGGCAGATCTGCTTTGGATGCAGTTGAGAAAGGCTGTACACAATGTGAAATTGATCAGTGTGATGGCTCTGTAGGGTATGGTGGAAGTCCCGATGAAGCCGGAGAGACTACACTGGATGCCATGATTATGAATGG TAGCACTATGAAAGTTGGTGCTGTTGCCAGTCTTAGGAGAATAAAGAATGCCATTGGTGTGGCCAGAGCTGTGATGGAGCACACAAAGCACACATTCTTAGTGGGAGAATCAG CATCCTTGTTTGCTGAGAGTATGGGCTTTGTATGTGAAGACTTAACAACCAACAGATCACTATCCATTTATTCAAAATGGCTTGATCAGCACTGCCAACCAAACTTTCGTACG AATGTGACGCCAGACCCTACAAAATCTTGTGGTCCTTATAAGCCTTTAAAGGGATTTAAAAATGATAAACCGCCTTCACTTCAGAAAGCAGTAGATGTGCACAGCCATGATACTATTG GAATGATTGCTGTGGATAAACAAGGAAATGTTGCAACAGGAACTTCAACCAATGGAGCGTCTCACAAAATTCCCGG CCGTGTGGGAGACTCGCCAATCATTGGAGCTGGATCCTATGCGGACAGTTCAGTGGGAGGAGCAGCTGCTACAGGAGATGGAGATACCATGATGAGATTTTTACCAAG TTACCAAGCTGTGGAGAATATGCGAATGGGAGCTGACCCCACCGCTGCCTGTCAGAAAGCTATTGCTAGAATCCAGAAACATGTCCCAGTGTTTTTTGGAGCTATAGTATGTGCCAACTACACAGGGAGTTATG GTGCTGCTTGTGCTAAAGCTCCAGGATTTTCTCAATTTCATTACACTGTTTTCAAACCTGGC